TATGGTAGCTGTGATGGCAGAGATGCTCCATCAAGCAGATGCGCTGATGCTTGTGATTGCGCCAGAGGGAACCAGAAGCCATGTAAAACGATGGAAAACAGGGTTTTATAGATTAGCAGAAGCCGCAAATGTGCCGATTATTTTAGGGTATATCAACTATGCCAAAAAAGAATTCGGTTTAGGACCTATCTTCCATCGCACGGGTAATATGGAGCAAGATATAGGAAGTATACAAGATTTCTACCGAAAAATACCTGGGAAATATCCAGAAAAAGAGGTAGTTGAATAGGACAATTTGGCAGTATTGCCCACATTTGGCAAAAAAATTGCATATACTTTTAAAGTTACGTTTCAAAAGAGGTCTCATGAGGTCATCTCGCCATTATTTTATACCATAAGTCATGAAGTTACACGATACAGACACAAACAGAAAAGGCTGCTGCAAAGAGACAGTAGACAAACATCAAACCACTTACTGTAGTGAGGAAACAACAACCCCATGTTGCTGCAACGGTGAAGAAACAATGGATCAACCCTGCTGCTGTGGACGGCAAGAGGCAGCAGCTCAAGGAGGTTGTTGCTACGAACAAAAGGTCGAACCAGAGGGAGGGTGCTGTCAGTCAGCTGATAGGCTAAGTGATAGCCAACCACACCTATGCAGCGCTGATATAGGTTCATTGGAGCAAATGCAAACGCTACTCATGGAGGCAAATGATAAATATATGCGCCTTTATGCTGAATTTGATAACTTCAAAAAGCGTGCAGCTAAGGAGCGCATAGCCTTTACGGATAAAGCCAATGAACAAACCCTCAAAGAACTTTTACCTATTGTAGATGATTTTGAGCGATGTATAGCAGCACTGCAAGGTACAGAAGGGGCACTGCAACATATTGAAGGAATCAAACTGATTTATGATAAAATAGGGGGGATATTAAAAAAATATGGGGTACAAGAAATCACCATAACGGATGGCACTGCCTTTAACGCGGATCTACACGAAGCGATTATGCAACAACCAGTAGATAATCTAGAGATGCAAGGGAAGATTGTCGGCGTAGTAGAGAAGGGATATCTAATCCATGAGTATGTGTTGCGGTTTGCTAAAGTTATAATTGGAGTATAAATGGAAAAAGATTATTACAATATCCTGGGTGTAGAACGTAATGCCACTGCGGACGAAATTAAAAAAGCCTATCGAAAGATAGCCATGCAGTACCATCCTGATAAAAATCCAGGCAACAAAGCGGCAGAGGATAAGTTTAAAGCGGCCACAGAAGCCTACGATGTGTTAAGCAGCCCAGAGAAAAAACATCAATATGATCAGTTCGGTACAAGTGGCTTCCAAGGGGGTGGGCGGTCCTATGGAGATGACTTTTTCGAAGGTGATTTGAATGATCTATTTCAAGATTCTCCTTTTAGCAGTTTTTTTGGTGGCGGCAGGAGGACACGGCGAGCGTCTAATTATGGTGAAGACTTACGCATAAGAATCAAACTAAACCTCAAAGAGATTGCATTGGGTGCAGAAAAAAAAGTAAAGGTAAAGCGTTATACAAGTTGTGACGCATGTGGTGGTAATGGGGCGGAAAATGGACTGGCTATAGAAAAATGTGGCGCATGTAAAGGCCATGGCGTGGTGCGCAAAACAACCCAAACCATGCTGGGCAACATGCTTACAGAGTCTACGTGTAGCAACTGCGCTGGAACAGGCAGCCGTATTAAAACAGC
The nucleotide sequence above comes from Cardinium endosymbiont of Sogatella furcifera. Encoded proteins:
- a CDS encoding nucleotide exchange factor GrpE, which translates into the protein MKLHDTDTNRKGCCKETVDKHQTTYCSEETTTPCCCNGEETMDQPCCCGRQEAAAQGGCCYEQKVEPEGGCCQSADRLSDSQPHLCSADIGSLEQMQTLLMEANDKYMRLYAEFDNFKKRAAKERIAFTDKANEQTLKELLPIVDDFERCIAALQGTEGALQHIEGIKLIYDKIGGILKKYGVQEITITDGTAFNADLHEAIMQQPVDNLEMQGKIVGVVEKGYLIHEYVLRFAKVIIGV
- the dnaJ gene encoding molecular chaperone DnaJ, producing MEKDYYNILGVERNATADEIKKAYRKIAMQYHPDKNPGNKAAEDKFKAATEAYDVLSSPEKKHQYDQFGTSGFQGGGRSYGDDFFEGDLNDLFQDSPFSSFFGGGRRTRRASNYGEDLRIRIKLNLKEIALGAEKKVKVKRYTSCDACGGNGAENGLAIEKCGACKGHGVVRKTTQTMLGNMLTESTCSNCAGTGSRIKTACKDCQGEGRKLIDDLITFQVPKGVKKNMELTIRGRGNAPPRGGMPGSLIVQIEEEEDDLLKREGNNICYTLHISFIDATLGCEMEIPTIYGKVRLKIPPGTSCGEVLKLKGKGISDVNSYSKKGDQLVFVQIWTPQELTKEEKEILLSLRDSPNFIPKPNKKEESFFERIKSFFQG